The proteins below are encoded in one region of Phaseolus vulgaris cultivar G19833 chromosome 1, P. vulgaris v2.0, whole genome shotgun sequence:
- the LOC137816159 gene encoding uncharacterized protein has protein sequence MAHNWGLRTREMAEPLVKQFPDARPGYPPKLFQFIASKTPSHDLAWDVGTGIGTAAKSLAEIYKNVIATDASEKQLEFATKLPNVRYQYTPSTMSMAEVEEMVAPKGTIDLVTVAEAMHWFDLPTFYQQVKWVLKKPHGVIAAWCYYLPRVSDAVDTVLDQLYSTEASVYWDSACKLFDDKYASIEFPFELVEGADHTGPFEFVTENEMNLDDFLTYIRSWSAYQTAKQKGVELLGEDVVKKLKLAWGEDAKKIVKFPVYLRIGKVGNAEQEMITFS, from the exons ATGGCACACAATTGGGGCCTAAGAACAAGAGAAATGGCAGAGCCATTGGTGAAGCAATTTCCAGATGCAAGACCAGGTTATCCTCCAAAACTCTTCCAATTCATTGCTTCAAAGACTCCCTCTCACGACCTAGCTTGGGACGTTGGCACTGGAATAGGCACAGCAGCCAAATCC ttagctgagatATACAAGAATGTGATAGCCACAGATGctagtgaaaaacaacttgagTTTGCAACCAAGCTCCCTAATGTGAGATACCAATACACCCCTTCAACAATGTCCATGGCCGAGGTTGAAGAAATGGTGGCACCTAAGGGAACCATAGACCTTGTGACAGTAGCCGAAGCCATGCATTGGTTTGACCTCCCAACTTTCTACCAACAGGTCAAGTGGGTTCTTAAGAAGCCTCATGGAGTAATTGCTGCTTGGTGCTACTATTTGCCAAGAGTTAGTGATGCAGTAGACACTGTTCTTGATCAATTATATTCCACAGAAGCAAGTGTTTATTGGGATTCAGCATGTAAACTATTTGATGATAAATATGCAAGCATAGAGTTTCCATTTGAGCTTGTAGAAGGAGCAGATCACACAGGACCCTTTGAGTTTGTGACAGAGAATGAGATGAATTTAGATGATTTCTTGACTTACATAAGATCATGGTCAGCATATCAGACAGCAAAGCAGAAAGGAGTGGAGCTTCTCGGGGAGGATGTAGTTAAAAAGCTTAAACTTGCTTGGGGTGAAGATGCTAAAAAGATTGTCAAATTTCCTGTTTATCTTAGAATTGGAAAAGTAGGGAATGCTGAACAGGAAATGATTACCTTTTCATGA